In Cyclopterus lumpus isolate fCycLum1 chromosome 17, fCycLum1.pri, whole genome shotgun sequence, a genomic segment contains:
- the LOC117746639 gene encoding noelin-3-like yields MWSLSVVLNPLLFLLLIGYCPSVTIRPKEGWQVYSSAQDADGRCICTVVAPEQNLCSRDAKGRQLRQLLEKVQNMSQSIEVLNLRTQRDFQYIMRMENQIKGLRSKFRQIESDRKTLVNKNFQELKGKMESLQPLIPVLEQYKTDAQLISQFKEEIRNLSAVLMGIQEEMGAYDYEELQQRVLNLESRLRNCMSKLTCGKLMKITGPLTVKTSGTRFGAWMTDPQASPKNNRVWYMDSYTNNKIVKEFKSIDDFVAGVESRTYNLPFKWAGTDHVVYNGSLYYNKMQSNIIVRYSFETGRVVTQRALESAGFHNVYPYTWGGFSDIDLMADELGLWAVYATNQNAGNIVISQLNPDTLQILNTWNTEYSKRNAGESFMICGTLYITNSHLTGAKVYYAYSTKTSTYEYTDIPFHNQYFHMSMLDYNARDRALYGWNNGHQVLFNVTLFHIIKTEDDS; encoded by the exons ATGTGGTCGCTGTCCGTGGTCCTGAACCCGctgctgtttctgctgctgatCGGATACTGCCCTTCAGTG ACCATCAGGCCAAAAGAGGGGTGGCAGGTGTACAGCTCAGCTCAAGATGCAGATGGGCGTTGCATCTGCACGGTGGTGGCACCTGAACAGAATCTGTGCTCCAGAGATGCCAAAGGCAGACAGCTCCGCCAGCTCCTGGAGAAG GTGCAGAACATGTCGCAGTCAATTGAGGTTCTGAACCTGCGGACGCAGAGGGACTTTCAGTATATCATGAGGATGGAAAACCAGATCAAAGGATTGCGGTCAAAGTTTCGACAGATCGAATCGGACAGGAAGACGCTCGTCAACAAAAACTTTCAG GAGCTAAAGGGAAAGATGGAGTCCCTGCAACCGCTAATACCGGTCCTGGAGCAATACAAGACAGATGCCCAGCTCATCTCCCAGTTCAAAGAGGAGATCAGGAACCTGTCTGCTGTGTTGATGGGCATCCAGGAGGAAATGGGAGCGTACGACTACGAGGAGCTGCAACAGAGGGTCCTAAACCTGGAAAGTCGGCTCCGCAACTGCATGAGCAAACTCA CATGTGGCAAGTTAATGAAGATCACTGGGCCGCTAACGGTGAAAACTTCAGGGACCAGATTTGGAGCCTGGATGACCGACCCACAGGCTTCTCCCAAAAACAACAGA GTCTGGTACATGGACAGCTACACCAACAACAAGATAGTGAAAGAGTTTAAATCCATAGATGATTTTGTGGCAGGAGTCGAGTCGAGAACCTACAACCTGCCTTTCAAATGGGCTGGAACCGACCATGTGGTGTACAACGGCTCTCTGTACTACAACAAGATGCAGAGCAACATCATAGTGAGGTACAGCTTCGAGACGGGCCGCGTGGTCACCCAGAGGGCACTCGAGTCAGCGGGGTTCCATAACGTTTACCCCTACACCTGGGGAGGCTTCTCTGACATCGACCTGATGGCGGACGAGCTGGGCCTGTGGGCCGTGTACGCCACCAACCAAAACGCCGGGAACATAGTGATCAGCCAGCTGAACCCGGACACGCTCCAGATCCTCAACACATGGAACACAGAATACTCGAAGAGGAATGCTGGCGAGTCTTTTATGATCTGTGGGACGCTCTACATCACGAACTCCCACCTGACCGGTGCTAAGGTGTACTATGCTTACTCCACTAAAACCTCCACATACGAGTATACAGACATTCCCTTTCATAACCAGTACTTCCACATGTCTATGTTGGACTACAATGCCAGGGATCGTGCACTCTACGGCTGGAACAATGGCCACCAGGTCCTTTTTAATGTTACACTTTTCCACATCATCAAAACTGAGGACGACTCTTAA